One window from the genome of Leptolyngbya sp. 'hensonii' encodes:
- the tal gene encoding transaldolase has product MTSTPIAEIRQYGQSIWMDNLSRDLIQSGELKRLIDSRDIRGITSNPTIFEKAIVGNAIYDADIEAGIRAGKSIQDIYESLVFEDIRNACDIFWPVYESSSGLDGYVSIEVPPTISQDTEATIREARRYFQEIGRENVMIKIPGTPEGLPAVEEAISEGMNVNVTLLFSVESYIETMKAYIRGLEKRVAAGQDISNIASVASFFLSRIDSKIDDQIDAQLEQGTASPEVVAKLKAIQGKVAIANAKIAYQKYLEMTQSDRWQALTTQGAKVQRLLWASTGTKNPNYSDVMYVDELVGPDTVNTLPPATIEACADHCDVADRITTEVDAAYSLIQSLSDPDVNINLDQVMQELLMDGIDKFIKPFQSLMNSLEGKVQRMATV; this is encoded by the coding sequence ATGACCAGTACCCCGATCGCTGAAATCAGACAGTATGGCCAGAGTATCTGGATGGACAACCTGAGCCGTGACCTGATCCAATCTGGTGAGCTAAAACGGTTGATCGATAGTCGAGATATCCGGGGAATTACGTCCAACCCCACCATTTTCGAGAAGGCGATCGTGGGCAATGCGATCTACGATGCCGATATCGAAGCGGGCATTCGGGCTGGAAAGTCCATTCAAGATATTTATGAATCCCTAGTCTTTGAAGATATCCGGAACGCCTGCGATATCTTCTGGCCAGTTTACGAGTCATCCAGCGGGTTAGATGGCTACGTCAGCATTGAAGTCCCACCCACCATTTCCCAGGATACGGAGGCTACCATTCGGGAAGCCCGCCGATACTTTCAGGAGATTGGCCGGGAAAACGTGATGATCAAAATTCCGGGTACCCCGGAGGGCTTACCTGCGGTAGAAGAGGCCATCAGTGAAGGTATGAATGTGAATGTGACCCTGCTCTTCTCGGTCGAAAGCTATATTGAGACTATGAAGGCCTACATCCGAGGCTTGGAAAAGCGGGTGGCTGCTGGTCAGGACATTAGCAACATTGCTTCGGTGGCCAGCTTTTTCCTCAGCCGGATTGATTCTAAAATTGACGATCAAATTGATGCTCAATTGGAGCAGGGCACTGCCAGCCCGGAGGTGGTTGCTAAATTGAAGGCCATTCAGGGGAAAGTGGCGATCGCCAACGCTAAAATTGCCTATCAGAAGTACCTGGAAATGACCCAGAGTGATCGCTGGCAGGCCCTGACCACCCAGGGGGCTAAGGTGCAGCGTTTGCTGTGGGCCAGTACTGGGACCAAAAATCCGAACTACAGTGATGTCATGTATGTGGATGAGTTGGTGGGGCCAGATACTGTCAACACCCTGCCTCCAGCCACGATCGAAGCTTGTGCCGATCATTGCGATGTGGCCGATCGCATTACCACTGAAGTTGATGCAGCCTATAGCCTGATCCAGTCCCTGAGTGACCCGGATGTGAATATCAATCTGGATCAGGTGATGCAGGAGTTGTTGATGGATGGCATCGATAAATTCATCAAGCCCTTCCAATCCCTGATGAATTCCCTCGAAGGCAAAGTGCAGCGGATGGCAACCGTTTAA
- the fbp gene encoding class 1 fructose-bisphosphatase, with amino-acid sequence MVDDQQPLVEEHTLDRDCTTLSRHVFQQLQSFSPEAQDLSALMNRIGLAAKLIARRLSRAGLVENALGFTGDMNIQGESVKKMDVYANDVFIAVFKQSGLVCRLASEEMEKPYYIPENCPIGRYTLLYDPIDGSSNVDINLNVGSIFAIRQQEGVDNGDASDLLQSGRKQIAAGYVLYGPSTVLVYSIGKGVHAFTLDPSLGEFILSSENIRMPDHGPIYSINEGNFWQCKESIRDYIRYVHRHEGYTARYSGALVGDVHRILMQGGVFLYPGSVRKPEGKLRLIYETAPLAFLIEQAGGKASTGTHNLLDVVPTELHMRTPLVIGSKEDVELVESFIGEQERLEEERRLIAAQQS; translated from the coding sequence ATGGTTGACGATCAGCAACCTCTGGTAGAGGAACATACTCTAGATCGGGACTGCACAACCCTGTCTCGACATGTATTCCAGCAACTCCAGAGCTTCTCACCAGAGGCTCAAGACTTGAGTGCTTTGATGAATCGGATTGGTTTGGCGGCCAAGTTAATCGCCCGACGTCTGAGTCGGGCTGGACTGGTGGAAAATGCCCTGGGCTTTACGGGAGATATGAACATCCAGGGGGAATCAGTCAAGAAAATGGATGTTTACGCCAATGATGTGTTCATTGCGGTCTTCAAACAGAGTGGCCTGGTGTGCCGACTGGCCTCTGAGGAGATGGAAAAGCCCTACTATATTCCAGAAAATTGTCCGATCGGTCGCTATACCCTGCTCTATGACCCGATCGACGGTTCCTCAAACGTAGACATTAACTTGAATGTGGGGTCTATTTTTGCGATTCGGCAGCAGGAAGGTGTAGACAACGGGGATGCCTCTGATCTGCTCCAAAGTGGGCGGAAACAGATTGCGGCAGGTTATGTCCTCTATGGTCCCAGTACCGTTCTGGTGTATTCCATTGGTAAGGGGGTGCATGCGTTTACCTTAGATCCCAGTTTGGGAGAATTTATCCTCTCCAGTGAAAACATTCGGATGCCCGATCATGGTCCGATTTACAGCATCAACGAAGGGAACTTCTGGCAATGTAAAGAATCCATTCGCGACTATATTCGCTACGTCCATCGCCATGAAGGCTATACGGCTCGCTACAGTGGGGCTCTGGTTGGAGATGTTCACCGCATTCTGATGCAGGGTGGCGTCTTTCTCTATCCTGGGAGCGTGCGTAAGCCAGAAGGCAAGTTACGGCTGATTTATGAAACGGCCCCACTGGCTTTCTTAATTGAGCAGGCTGGGGGCAAAGCCAGCACTGGAACCCACAATCTGCTGGATGTGGTTCCTACCGAACTTCATATGCGGACTCCACTGGTGATCGGTAGCAAGGAAGACGTTGAGCTGGTGGAATCCTTTATTGGTGAGCAAGAACGGCTAGAGGAAGAGCGACGCCTGATCGCAGCACAACAAAGTTGA